From the Sanguibacter sp. HDW7 genome, the window CGAAGTCGGACTCGGAGTACAGGCGGATCGCGATGCCGTCCGCGACGCGCCCGCAGCGTCCGGAACGCTGGTTGGCGCTCGCCTGGCTCACGGGCTCGATCGGCAGCCGCTGGACCTTCGTCGCCTTGGAGTAGCGCGAGATGCGCGCCGTGCCCGGGTCGATGACGTAGCGGATGCCTGGCACGGTGAGGGAGGTCTCGGCGACGTTCGTCGCAAGGACGACGCGACGCCCGCCGTGCGGCTCGAAGACCCGGTGCTGCTCGGCGGCCGTGAGGCGGGCGTAGAGCGGTACGACCTCGACGGACAGGGGCGTGCCCCGCCCGTCGACGCGGTCGCCGAGGTGCCCGCGCAGGGCGTCTGCCGCGTCGCGGATCTCGCGCTCGCCCGAGAGGAACACGAGGATGTCGCCCGGGCCCTCCGCGAAGAGCTCGTCGACCGCCTCGCAGATGCCCGTCATGAGGTCGCGCTCGACGGACCTGGCCGGCCGCTTCTTCTTGCCGGCCTTGCCGCCGCCGACGGCGCCCGACGACGTTCCCCGCTCGTCCGCCGGGTCCGGCGCGTCCTCGACGAGCGGCCGGTAGCGGATCTCGACCGGGAACGTACGGCCCGACACCTCGATGACGGGCGCCGGCACGCGCGTCCCGTCGGGCGCGACCGACGCGAAGTGCTCCGCGAACCGCTCCGAGTCGATCGTCGCCGACGTGATGACGAGCTTGAGGTCCGGCCGCTGCGGCAGCAGCTGCGTGAGGTACCCGAGCAGGAAGTCGATGTTGAGCGAGCGCTCGTGCGCCTCGTCGATGACGAGCGTGTCGTAGGCCCGCAGCAGCGGGTCGCGCTGGATCTGCGCGAGCAGGATGCCGTCCGTCATGACCTTGACGAGCGTGCGGTCCGAGCTCTCGTCCGTGAACCGCACCTGGTAGCCGACGACGCCGCCCGTGCGACCCCGCCTCACCTGCCCGTCGGGGCCCGTGTGCTCGTCGCCGATCTCCTCCGCGATGCGCTCGGAGACGGTGCGCGCCGCGAGGCGGCGCGGCTGCGTGTGGCCGATCTGGCCAGCCCGTCCGCGGCCGAGGTCGAGGAGGATCTTCGGCAGCTGCGTCGTCTTGCCCGAGCCTGTCGCTCCCGCGACGATGACGACCTGGTGGTCGCGGATCGCGTCCGCGATCTCGCCGCGCTGGCCAGAGACCGGCAGGTTTTCCGGGTAGGTGATCGCCGGGACGTCGACGCGACCACGGATCTCCGCCGAGCGGGCGGCACGCGCGAGCGCGCGGGCGTCGAGCGTCGCCCGGTCGAACGTGTCACGACCGCCTCGGCCGCCGTTCCTGCCCCCGCGCTGCGGCGAGCCCTGGGTCGAGCCCTGCGGGGCGCCCTGAGCGGGGCCCCGGCCACGTCCGCCGCGACCCCGACGGGGACGGCCCTCGGGCGCGGTGCTTCCGGACGGTGTGCTCACGGGCAACCATTCTCCCAGGGGCGCGCAACCTCGATTCCGTCGCGCGCTCCTGGGTCAGTTCTTCAGCTCGCCGAGGAGCTTGTCGAGGTCGGCCTCGACCTTCGTGAGGGCGTCGTTCGCGGCCTTGCCCGCCGCGGAGTCGTCCTTCGCGAGGCGGTCGCGGGCTGCCTCGACGTCGGCACGCGCCTTGTCGAGCGCCGTGCGGGCCGCGTCGACCTGGGCCTCCGCGTCTCCCTTGGCGTCCCTCGCGGCATCGAGCGCCGCCTTCGCCTGGTCCGCCGCGCCCTGCGCCTGACCCACGGCCTTCTCCGCCGTGCCGCGCAGGTCGCCCGTGAGACCTTCGAGGCTCGCACGCGCCTCGGCAGCCTTCGCCTTGAGCTCGTTGGCCTGCTTCGAGCCGTCGTCGACCATCTGCTTGAGCTGGTCGCCCGACGGCAGCGTGAACGACCCGTCCTCCGAGCAGCCGGCGAGCGCGGACGCGCCGAGCAGCGCAGCGACGGCCAGGGCGGTGAGGCGACGAGCGGACACGGGTCCTCCAGGAAGGGTGGACGGCTAGGTCGTGCCCGAGCCTAGCCGGGGCCACCGACACCGGCGCGGGGCGACTGCGGAGATCCTGCGCAGGTGCGGGCAAGTGCGTCCGTTCCGGGCGTGCGACCAGGCAGGATGGGCCCATGACCACGCCCGTCGACCTCGCGCCCGTCGCGGTACGTCCGCGTCGCCGTGTGCCCCGCACGCTCGTCGTCGCCGTGTGCGCTTGGGTCGTCGCGGTCGCCCTGCCCGTCGTCGTCGTCCAGGTGAGCGGACGGCAGCACGTCGTCGATCTCGCCGACGCGCCTCCGCGCACCGTTGCGCTCGTGCTCGGGGCCGGGCTGCGGCCCGACGGCTCCCCGTCGACGTACCTCGCGCGACGGCTCGACGCGGCCGTCAACCTCTACGAACGCAGGGTCGTGCGCGGCGTGCTCGTCTCGGGGGACTCCTCGACCGTCGGCTACGACGAGCCGACCGCCATGAAGGACTACCTCGTGCGCCAGGGCGTGCCCGCGGACGTCGTCCGGCAGGACTTCGCCGGGCTCGACACGCACGACTCCGCCGTGCGTGCGCGCGCCGTCTTCGGCGTCCGGGACGCGATCGTCGTCACGCAGGACTACCACCTGCCGCGCGCCGTGTTCTCCGCGCGTGCCGCGGGGATCGACGCCGTCGGCGTCGCCGTGTCCTCGGAGTCCGTGACCCCTGAGCAGCTCGCGACGTGGAAGGCACGCGACCTGCTCGCGTCGTGGAAGGCCGCGGTCGACGCCCTCGTCGGGCGCAAGCCCGCGCGCCCGTGGTCCGACGAGCCGGGCGTCGCCGACGTCCTCGCCGGTCGGTAGTCTCGGCGCATGAGCGTCGACCGCCCCGCCACGTACGCCCGCACGGGTCAGCGCTGCACGCCGCCCGCCCCCGGTGACGCGACGGTCGGCCTGCTGCTGCTCGTGCTGCCGCTGCTCGCGCTCGTCGTGTGGGTGAAGGATGAGGAGTCCGAGCTCACGCGCGGCTGGCTGCTCGCCTTCGTCATCGTCTACGCCCTGGGCGCCGTCGTCGCGCTGCGCGGGTTCACGTCGGACGCATCCCCGCTGCGCATGGAGCGACGCTTCGTGCCGATGCGCTACCTCGTGCTGGCCGTCGTGTGGGCCGTCGGGCTGCCCTGGGGCGTCGCGATGCTGCTCGCGCCCGGGACAGCCGCGGCGCAGGAGGCCGCGACCCGTGGCGAGATCCTCGGGACGCCGACGCCCACCGCGACAGCTTCCGACGGGTCGCTGCTGCCCGTCGAGCCGCCGTCGGACCTCGACC encodes:
- a CDS encoding vancomycin high temperature exclusion protein, producing the protein MTTPVDLAPVAVRPRRRVPRTLVVAVCAWVVAVALPVVVVQVSGRQHVVDLADAPPRTVALVLGAGLRPDGSPSTYLARRLDAAVNLYERRVVRGVLVSGDSSTVGYDEPTAMKDYLVRQGVPADVVRQDFAGLDTHDSAVRARAVFGVRDAIVVTQDYHLPRAVFSARAAGIDAVGVAVSSESVTPEQLATWKARDLLASWKAAVDALVGRKPARPWSDEPGVADVLAGR